The following proteins are encoded in a genomic region of Glycine max cultivar Williams 82 chromosome 18, Glycine_max_v4.0, whole genome shotgun sequence:
- the LOC100813026 gene encoding uncharacterized protein, protein MNDSTVKNLAITEKKVQQHKPGGCVGIFFQLIDWKRKLSKKKLFSKKLLPPARAKKFKGDEKMPNSKLHLIANENSGGFPGAKKVGNHGLDVEQKSEMRVPSLVARLMGLESIPAAQRDKSKKALCADGKKESLGDHCELDRQGVDLEMGVVKHDSRPQKLQKTGSYERRAVTRFGAEALQIKSVLSRARKYNHHHHQKLASLRTPRIPSGKSASRSSRLIGAATKILEPGLQSRSRAKNSLTYPASMYPPKTGIVTNGVEDGSAIMQNQSCFETSSCKQLMGQTSCKNCGNLLDVLDCKLEVGRQSLVPPPIVSDVITATSMVSLEKKGKSFPPHGHERDVVLPRSQEKLISLVTEGKGKNNAQQSWSEPTARRMPMPHDGPAKWNSSCQPSRALEDDASSFALKHKTQTQEQMLSSERYSSGSTTSDMQVKRVSSSMSAVNGTKDFVAMNRSLSGRSRIRSLTKADGSKFDLEKKPYNRQQSSLSHVRTLERKRRIPNVTQLEGTGSVYSVGTKQRNLHSGGMGGKRRDFNASSLNNSIVKNKQDGQGERVIKVNDNKINDVVSFTFNSSLKQKIEIPGKREETSSDNESMVYFQRPSPLRVDALGAFLEQKLMELTSQRDEELATGAPPKKSSAMILQELISALSSEHLICHDGHHMFNENVCFHYGAKQERLLGTCCNGNHLSPGSVLEASFSSSSLDESSGHGFHPDPMNYSYYGQPEHDTELSDSATSFNKGRMDEILSDVVNQIPRALESLLTFGTELTRSKLNHMKDILLNSELVLRIATDRREDQGPQLLIYQFLVDDLDSMVSDAMWTDANGIVGCEDSKQRKELKGFLLDCVIEYLESNCCQYFNSGFKKWTKLPLCMEAEMLAQEVKREINKWLSMVGMVPDEIIEWEMSHSLGKWTDFDIEAFEAGVDIDGDILQILVDEVVQDLQVASRGTIYF, encoded by the exons ATGAATGATTCTACTGTGAAGAATTTGGCCATCACGGAGAAGAAGGTGCAGCAGCATAAACCTGGTGGTTGTGTTGGCATTTTCTTTCAGCTCATTGATTGGAAGAGGAAACTCTCCAAGAAGAAGCTCTTCTCCAAGAAGCTTCTTCCTCCTG CTCGTGCGAAAAAGTTTAAGGGAGATGAAAAAATGCCAAATTCCAAGCTTCACTTG ATTGCTAATGAGAACAGTGGAGGTTTTCCTGGTGCTAAAAAAGTTGGGAATCATGGTCTAGATGTAGAACAAAAGAGTGAAATGCGAGTTCCGAGTCTGGTAGCTAGGTTGATGGGTCTCGAATCTATTCCGGCAGCTCAGCGAGACAAGTCCAAGAAAGCCTTGTGTGCTGATGGGAAGAAGGAATCTTTGGGTGACCATTGTGAGTTGGATAGGCAAGGCGTGGATTTGGAAATGGGAGTTGTAAAGCATGATTCAAGACCTCAGAAGCTTCAGAAAACTGGGTCATATGAGAGAAGGGCGGTGACCAGGTTTGGAGCCGAGGCACTGCAAATTAAGAGTGTTTTGTCACGAGCAAGAAAATAtaatcaccatcatcatcagaaGCTTGCTTCTTTGAGAACCCCAAGAATTCCTTCCGGAAAGAGTGCTTCTCGAAGCTCTAGGTTAATAGGAGCAGCTACAAAAATTTTGGAACCTGGACTGCAAAGCAGAAGTAGAGCTAAAAATTCTCTTACATATCCTGCTTCCATGTATCCTCCCAAGACTGGCATTGTGACAAATGGTGTGGAAGATGGGTCAGCGATTATGCAAAATCAATCTTGTTTTGAAACCAGCTCATGCAAGCAATTGATGGGGCAGACCTCTTGCAAAAACTGTGGTAATTTGCTAGATGTTCTTGACTGCAAGCTTGAGGTTGGGAGACAGTCATTGGTTCCTCCACCCATTGTTTCAGATGTGATCACTGCTACCTCTATGGTATCATTAGAGAAGAAGGGAAAGTCATTCCCTCCTCATGGACATGAAAGAGATGTAGTTCTTCCGAGAAGTCAGGAAAAGCTCATATCTCTTGTTActgaaggaaaaggaaaaaataatgcaCAACAATCATGGAGTGAACCCACTGCCAGAAGAATGCCAATGCCCCATGACGGTCCAGCTAAATGGAATTCATCTTGCCAACCATCAAGGGCCCTAGAGGATGATGCATCTTCTTTTGCCTTAAAACACAAAACTCAAACACAAGAACAGATGTTAAGCAGTGAAAGATATTCATCTGGGTCTACAACGAGTGATATGCAAGTAAAAAGGGTATCATCATCTATGAGTGCTGTGAATGGAACTAAAGATTTTGTTGCTATGAATAGAAGTCTAAGTGGTCGATCAAGGATAAGGTCACTTACCAAAGCGGATGGTTCCAAATTTGACCTAGAGAAAAAACCTTACAATCGACAACAGAGTTCCTTATCTCACGTAAGGAcattagagagaaaaagaaggattcctAATGTCACACAACTAGAAGGTACAGGTTCTGTTTATTCAGTTGGTACAAAACAAAGAAATCTCCATTCTGGTGGAATGGGTGGCAAAAGAAGGGACTTCAATGCTTCTTCCTTGAACAATtctattgtaaaaaataaacaagatgGTCAAGGAGAAAGAGTTATTAAGGTTAATGACAATAAGATCAATGATGTAGTGTCATTTACATTTAATTCCTCCTTGAAGCAAAAGATAGAAATACCTGGCAAGAGGGAAGAGACAAGCAGCGACAATGAGAGTATGGTGTATTTCCAAAGGCCTTCGCCCTTGAGAGTTGATGCTTTAGGTGCCTTTCTTGAACAAAAATTGATGGAATTGACCTCTCAAAGAGATGAGGAGTTGGCTACAGGTGCTCCACCTAAAAAATCTAGTGCCATGATTCTTCAAGAGCTGATATCTGCTCTAAGTTCCGAGCATCTGATCTGTCATGATGGTCATCACATGTTTAATGAAAATGTTTGTTTTCAT TATGGAGCAAAACAAGAAAGGTTATTAGGAACCTGTTGCAATGGTAATCATCTGAGTCCTGGATCCGTTTTGGAAGCTTCTTTTTCTTCCAGTAGTCTGGATGAAAGCTCAG GGCATGGTTTTCACCCTGACCCCATGAATTACTCTTATTATGGTCAACCGGAACATGATACTGAACTTTCAGATTCTGCAACATCCTTTAACAAAGGAAGGATGGATGAGATACTGAGTGATGTTGTCAACCAAATTCCCCGGGCATTAGAAAGTTTGCTCACTTTTGGGACAGAATTGACACGAAGCAAGCTCAACCATATGAAGGATATTCTCTTGAATTCTGAGTTGGTGCTTAGAATTGCAACTGACCGCAGAGAGGATCAAGGGCCACAACTTCTAATTTATCAGTTTCTCGTTGATGATCTTGACAGTATGGTGAGTGATGCTATGTGGACAGATGCTAATGGCATCGTGGGTTGTGAGGATTCTAAACAGAGAAAGGAGCTAAAGGGGTTTCTTCTTGATTGTGTTATAGAATATCTAGAATCAAATTGCTGCCAATATTTTAACTCTGGATTCAAGAAATGGACGAAGCTGCCCTTGTGCATGGAAGCTGAGATGTTGGCTCAAGAGGTGAAGAGGGAGATCAACAAGTGGTTATCTATGGTTGGGATGGTGCCTGATGAAATAATAGAATGGGAAATGAGCCACTCCTTGGGGAAATGGACTGACTTTGACATTGAAGCATTTGAGGCTGGTGTTGATATAGATGGGGATATACTTCAAATTTTGGTTGATGAAGTTGTTCAAGACCTGCAGGTTGCAAGCAGGGGCACCATTTACTTCTAA
- the LOC100306145 gene encoding uncharacterized protein LOC100306145 produces MTLLMNPTQHNPNVSLQQHSNPTLDTISLMKQGFLMMEEDFERGPRYHAYAALRETKLRMKYTRQQEYEQEEEKEGVVEAKVLTLTPPRKKQVKFQDGGTGVVSGRKGSSYSSSSSLVAQSVPDFSAVLRKENRKPVNGNVLPPLMELTPPSSKGVLSSARGSKSANAGEKRRAVGGGVLMPRKSYASIDELKSLPNAINGENRGGRSSRVITRKTVLGYRHI; encoded by the coding sequence ATGACGCTCTTAATGAACCCAACACAACACAATCCCAACGTCTCTCTGCAACAACACTCAAACCCCACACTGGACACCATCTCTCTCATGAAGCAAGGCTTCCTCATGATGGAGGAGGACTTTGAGAGAGGACCAAGATACCATGCATACGCTGCGTTGAGGGAAACAAAGCTTCGCATGAAGTACACGAGACAACAAGAATacgaacaagaagaagaaaaagagggtGTTGTTGAAGCAAAGGTCTTAACTTTAACCCCACCAAGAAAAAAACAAGTCAAGTTTCAAGATGGTGGTACTGGTGTGGTTTCTGGGAGAAAAGGGTCATCATATTCATCCTCATCTTCTCTTGTGGCACAGTCTGTGCCGGATTTTTCTGCTGTGCTGAGGAAGGAGAATAGGAAGCCGGTGAATGGTAACGTGTTACCTCCTTTGATGGAGTTGACACCTCCTTCTTCCAAGGGTGTTCTGTCGAGTGCGAGAGGGAGTAAGTCAGCGAATGCTGGTGAGAAGAGAAGGGCTGTTGGTGGTGGTGTTCTCATGCCGAGGAAGAGCTATGCCAGTATTGATGAACTAAAGAGTTTGCCTAATGCCATCAATGGTGAGAACAGAGGAGGAAGGAGTAGCAGGGTCATCACAAGAAAGACTGTTTTAGGGTATAGGCACATTTGA
- the LOC100813565 gene encoding uncharacterized protein: protein MAVDLCSENCVVASSSSVSPRISFSHDFSQSDVIPVEQLPFRSNSSGLNPTIDFDFCVSESFELESSSADELFSHGRILPTEVKRKNNIVPPMKQLAPKSSTSLPPPPYAGPNSVSTGRNLKKEITPKESKCLNDEVYDQKQSSKSFWNFKRSSSCGSGPRRSFCPLPLLSRSNSTGSSTPSVKRNPLSKEGVNNIKQKHSSTRLAHHSFVPNSYHHHQKPPLNYKSHHGSYGTSVRVNPVLNVPPANLFGLVSIFSNNRDKSKK from the coding sequence ATGGCCGTTGATCTTTGCTCAGAAAATTGTGTGGTTGCTTCCTCTTCTTCTGTGAGTCCAAGAATCTCATTCTCACATGACTTCTCCCAATCTGATGTCATCCCTGTTGAGCAACTCCCTTTTAGATCAAACTCTTCTGGCTTGAATCCcaccattgattttgatttttgtgtcAGTGAGAGCTTTGAGCTTGAGTCATCTTCAGCTGATGAACTTTTCTCACATGGGAGGATCCTTCCCACTGAGGTCAAGAGAAAGAACAATATTGTTCCACCTATGAAGCAATTAGCACCGAAGAGTAGTACTTCATTGCCTCCTCCTCCTTATGCTGGTCCCAACAGTGTCTCCACTGGTAGAAACTTGAAGAAAGAGATTACCCCCAAAGAAAGCAAGTGTTTAAATGATGAAGTGTACGATCAGAAGCAAAGTTCAAAGTCCTTTTGGAACTTTAAGAGAAGTAGTAGTTGTGGAAGTGGACCTAGAAGGAGTTTTTGTCCTTTGCCACTTCTATCTAGAAGCAATTCAACTGGATCATCAACACCAAGTGTTAAGAGGAATCCACTTTCAAAGGAGGGTGTTAACAACATTAAACAGAAACATTCTTCCACAAGGTTGGCTCATCACTCCTTTGTGCCAAACagctatcatcatcatcaaaagcCTCCATTGAATTACAAGAGTCATCATGGATCTTATGGTACCAGTGTAAGAGTCAATCCTGTCCTGAATGTTCCTCCTGCAAACCTATTTGGTTTGGTTTCAATCTTCTCCAACAATAGAGACAAGAGCAAGAAGTAG